A window from Ramlibacter pinisoli encodes these proteins:
- a CDS encoding NAD(P)-dependent oxidoreductase — protein sequence MQIGIAGTGKMGSAIAKRLLATGHPVVAWNRTRERAQPVLDAGAAWAETPAALASEADLVITMVSDDAALEAVHFGPDGLLAGRVDGRLFIDMSTVAPDTQRSVGRRVLAAGARYLECPVGGSVGPASQGKLLGFAGGDAQDVERARPVLEQLCRRLEHVGGFGAGATMKLAINLPLLVYWQTLSEALSLLQPLGLDPARVVDILADTSGGPNMLKVRGPMIAQALAGRATGEVTVDVATMRKDVRAMLAQADATRYRLPLTSQLLQTLEQAGRAGLDGADCTQVPVWWLAAAGKA from the coding sequence ATGCAGATCGGCATCGCAGGCACCGGCAAGATGGGCAGCGCGATCGCGAAGCGCCTGCTGGCCACCGGCCACCCGGTCGTGGCCTGGAACCGCACCCGTGAGCGGGCGCAACCCGTGCTGGACGCCGGGGCGGCCTGGGCCGAGACGCCGGCAGCGCTGGCCTCGGAGGCCGACTTGGTCATCACCATGGTCAGCGACGACGCCGCGCTGGAAGCGGTGCACTTCGGCCCCGACGGCCTGCTGGCCGGCCGCGTCGACGGGCGGCTGTTCATCGACATGAGCACGGTGGCACCCGACACCCAGCGCAGCGTGGGCCGGCGCGTGCTGGCGGCCGGTGCGCGCTACCTCGAATGCCCGGTGGGCGGCAGCGTCGGCCCGGCGTCGCAGGGCAAGCTGCTCGGCTTCGCCGGCGGCGATGCGCAGGACGTCGAGCGCGCCCGGCCGGTGCTGGAGCAGTTGTGCCGCCGGCTCGAGCACGTGGGCGGCTTCGGCGCCGGCGCCACCATGAAGCTGGCCATCAACCTGCCGCTGCTGGTGTACTGGCAGACACTGTCGGAGGCGCTGTCGCTGCTGCAGCCGCTGGGCCTGGACCCCGCCCGTGTGGTCGACATCCTGGCCGACACCTCCGGCGGCCCCAACATGCTCAAGGTGCGCGGGCCCATGATCGCGCAGGCGCTGGCCGGGCGCGCCACCGGCGAGGTGACGGTCGACGTCGCCACCATGCGCAAGGACGTGCGGGCGATGCTGGCGCAGGCCGACGCCACGCGGTACCGCCTGCCCCTCACCTCGCAACTGCTGCAGACGCTGGAGCAGGCCGGCCGCGCCGGCCTGGACGGCGCGGATTGCACGCAGGTGCCGGTGTGGTGGTTGGCGGCCGCGGGGAAGGCGTGA
- a CDS encoding TetR family transcriptional regulator, giving the protein MTTGKKATRGGAKAPARAPQRLAPADRERQILDGAIAYFAEAGFSGQTRELSKRLGITQPLLYRYFASKQALIERVYDTVFAGRWDPEWIGLVEDHSLPLRERLVEFYRRYAQATHRPEWIRIYLHAGLSNPELNRRYIQLVRRELLPAICRELRRECGVAAPDVPVSEAEIEFVWTLHGGIFYQAVRRHVYKARIGGDVLSQLGFAVDSFLAGARTVYPRLLAQHAPQALEAPAPAPVPRRRKAA; this is encoded by the coding sequence GTGACCACAGGCAAGAAAGCCACCCGCGGCGGCGCCAAGGCGCCCGCGCGGGCACCGCAGCGGCTGGCGCCGGCCGACCGCGAGCGGCAGATCCTCGACGGCGCCATCGCCTACTTCGCCGAGGCGGGCTTCTCGGGGCAGACGCGCGAGCTGTCCAAGCGCCTGGGCATCACCCAGCCGCTGCTCTATCGCTACTTCGCCAGCAAGCAGGCGCTGATCGAGCGCGTGTACGACACCGTCTTCGCCGGCCGCTGGGACCCCGAGTGGATCGGCCTGGTCGAGGACCACTCGCTGCCGCTGCGCGAGCGGCTGGTGGAGTTCTACCGCCGCTACGCGCAGGCCACCCACCGGCCCGAGTGGATCCGCATCTACCTGCATGCGGGGCTGTCCAACCCGGAGCTGAACCGCCGCTACATCCAGCTCGTGCGGCGCGAGCTGCTGCCCGCCATCTGCCGCGAGCTGCGGCGCGAATGCGGCGTGGCCGCGCCCGACGTGCCGGTGTCCGAGGCCGAGATCGAGTTCGTCTGGACCCTGCACGGCGGCATCTTCTACCAGGCGGTGCGGCGCCACGTGTACAAGGCCCGCATCGGCGGCGACGTCCTGTCGCAGCTGGGCTTCGCGGTCGACAGCTTCCTGGCCGGCGCCAGGACGGTCTACCCGCGGCTGCTGGCCCAGCACGCGCCGCAGGCGCTGGAAGCGCCGGCACCGGCGCCGGTGCCGCGCCGCCGCAAGGCGGCCTGA
- a CDS encoding GTP-binding protein, protein MTTARDPLAGKLPVTLLTGFLGSGKTTLLSKLVRHPDMNRVAVVINEIGEIGIDHDIVTMASENVALLANGCICCSVRTDLQDTLRELFGQRRSGQMVQFDRVVIETTGLADPAPVVQTLSSDTMLATHYRLDGVVTLLDAVNGPGQIQSQPEAVKQIALADRVFVTKTDLAPPGALEALTATVADINPGARVSSLLHGEIDPHELMGLGLGSARAGAATLSFLGEPLQGEGSGGERTLAPRSALHDASIKTLSLRFAKPFTWTAFTSAMELLTSLRGPDLLRVKGIVNVDGKPVVVQGVQHVFHEPVELDRWPSDDTDTRLVFITRRIEAQTIRKLMDAVVEAAG, encoded by the coding sequence GTGACCACCGCCCGCGACCCGCTGGCCGGCAAGCTGCCGGTCACGCTGCTCACCGGTTTCCTTGGCAGCGGCAAGACGACCCTGCTGTCCAAACTCGTGCGGCACCCGGACATGAACCGGGTGGCCGTCGTCATCAACGAGATCGGCGAGATCGGCATCGACCACGACATCGTGACCATGGCGTCCGAGAACGTGGCGCTGCTGGCCAACGGCTGCATCTGCTGCAGCGTGCGGACCGACCTGCAGGACACCCTGCGCGAGCTGTTCGGCCAGCGCCGCAGCGGCCAGATGGTGCAGTTCGACCGCGTCGTCATCGAGACCACCGGGCTGGCCGACCCCGCGCCCGTGGTGCAGACACTGTCCAGCGACACCATGCTGGCCACGCACTACCGCCTGGACGGCGTGGTCACGCTGCTGGATGCCGTCAACGGGCCAGGGCAGATCCAGTCCCAGCCTGAGGCCGTCAAGCAGATCGCGCTGGCCGACCGGGTGTTCGTCACCAAGACCGACCTGGCGCCGCCGGGCGCGCTGGAGGCTCTCACGGCGACGGTCGCCGACATCAACCCGGGCGCCCGGGTCTCCAGCCTGCTGCACGGCGAGATCGACCCGCACGAACTCATGGGCCTGGGCCTGGGCAGCGCCCGCGCCGGGGCGGCCACGCTCAGCTTCCTGGGCGAGCCGCTGCAGGGCGAGGGGTCGGGTGGCGAACGCACGCTGGCCCCGCGCTCGGCGCTGCACGATGCGTCGATCAAGACGCTGTCGCTGCGCTTCGCCAAGCCCTTCACCTGGACCGCCTTCACCTCCGCCATGGAGCTGCTGACCAGCCTGCGCGGGCCCGACCTGCTGCGCGTCAAGGGCATCGTCAACGTCGACGGCAAGCCGGTGGTGGTGCAGGGCGTGCAGCACGTCTTCCACGAGCCGGTGGAGCTGGACCGCTGGCCCAGCGACGACACCGACACCCGGCTGGTGTTCATCACGCGCCGCATCGAGGCGCAGACGATCCGCAAGCTGATGGATGCGGTGGTGGAGGCGGCGGGGTGA
- a CDS encoding c-type cytochrome: MKFAASFAIAALAAAVAAPASAQFAKPEDAVKYRQSVMFVMSQHVARIGAMVNGKAPYDAKVAADNAALVAEFAKLPWPGFVAGTDKIGNTKAKPEIWTDQAKFKETNEKLVAETEKLSAAAKTNNLDNLKAAFSSTADTCKSCHDTFRNK, encoded by the coding sequence ATGAAGTTCGCCGCCTCGTTCGCGATCGCCGCCCTCGCCGCCGCTGTCGCCGCGCCCGCCTCGGCGCAGTTCGCCAAGCCCGAAGACGCCGTGAAGTACCGCCAAAGTGTCATGTTCGTGATGTCGCAGCACGTGGCGCGCATCGGTGCGATGGTCAACGGCAAGGCGCCCTACGACGCCAAGGTGGCGGCCGACAACGCCGCGCTGGTGGCGGAGTTCGCCAAGCTGCCCTGGCCCGGCTTCGTGGCCGGCACCGACAAGATCGGCAACACCAAGGCCAAGCCCGAGATCTGGACCGACCAGGCGAAGTTCAAGGAGACCAACGAGAAGCTGGTGGCCGAGACCGAGAAGCTGTCTGCGGCCGCCAAGACCAACAACCTGGACAACCTGAAGGCGGCGTTCTCCAGCACGGCGGACACCTGCAAGTCCTGCCACGACACGTTCCGAAACAAGTAA
- a CDS encoding MFS transporter, giving the protein MGAADQLSARGPAPAHSGWLVANLVTQLAFGLLAMTACLPSMQEWPAQFDASQAAVQLTFSAFVATYGGMQLVYGALSDRVGRKPALVAGLLLAFAGSVAAALSRDLTMLVLSRALQGAGCAAGMVIARAMVQDLFTGPERTRVMALIGMSMGVCPPLAAVVGGQLHVRLGWQANFALVAVLSLLLLAAAWFGLPGPAPADGAPKARGPSPLAGYLRLAREPSFWLYVGLLATLTATFYSFLAGLPLVLAGYGVTPERLGWAIGCVPVAYIAGNYLTTRLARTQPERRIMNWGQALTIGALVLALALGLAGLRSPLAVVLPLLLLGIGHGLLVPPTLAGTVGVVPALAGSAAAVGGLAQQLVGAFGAFLVGLVPHQGHVNLVGLMLGWTLLGFACQLALRRLARLR; this is encoded by the coding sequence ATGGGCGCAGCTGACCAGCTGAGCGCCCGCGGTCCCGCTCCCGCCCATTCGGGCTGGCTGGTCGCCAACCTGGTGACGCAGCTGGCCTTCGGCCTGCTGGCCATGACGGCGTGCCTGCCGTCCATGCAGGAGTGGCCGGCCCAGTTCGACGCCAGCCAGGCGGCGGTGCAGCTCACCTTCAGCGCCTTCGTCGCCACCTACGGCGGCATGCAGCTGGTGTACGGCGCACTGTCCGACCGCGTCGGCCGCAAGCCGGCGCTGGTGGCCGGCCTGCTGCTGGCCTTCGCCGGTTCGGTGGCGGCGGCCCTGTCGCGCGACCTCACCATGCTGGTGCTGTCGCGGGCGCTGCAGGGGGCGGGCTGCGCCGCCGGCATGGTGATCGCGCGGGCCATGGTGCAGGACCTGTTCACCGGGCCCGAACGCACCCGCGTCATGGCGCTGATCGGCATGAGCATGGGGGTGTGCCCGCCGCTGGCCGCGGTGGTCGGCGGGCAGCTGCACGTGCGCCTGGGCTGGCAGGCCAACTTCGCGCTCGTTGCCGTGCTGTCGCTGCTGCTGCTGGCGGCGGCCTGGTTCGGCCTGCCGGGACCCGCGCCGGCCGACGGCGCCCCGAAGGCGCGCGGACCCAGCCCGCTGGCGGGTTACCTGCGGCTGGCGCGCGAACCGTCGTTCTGGCTGTACGTCGGACTGCTCGCCACGCTGACCGCGACCTTCTACAGCTTCCTGGCCGGCCTGCCGCTGGTGCTGGCCGGCTACGGCGTCACGCCGGAGCGGCTGGGCTGGGCCATCGGCTGCGTTCCGGTGGCCTACATCGCCGGCAACTACCTCACGACCCGGCTGGCGCGCACCCAACCCGAGCGCCGCATCATGAACTGGGGTCAGGCGCTGACGATCGGCGCCCTGGTGCTGGCTCTGGCCCTCGGCCTGGCGGGCCTGCGCTCGCCGCTGGCGGTGGTGCTGCCGCTGCTGCTGCTGGGGATCGGCCACGGCCTGCTGGTGCCACCGACGCTGGCCGGCACGGTGGGCGTGGTGCCGGCGCTGGCCGGATCGGCGGCGGCCGTCGGCGGCCTCGCGCAGCAGCTGGTGGGGGCGTTCGGGGCCTTCCTGGTCGGGCTGGTGCCCCACCAGGGGCACGTCAACCTGGTGGGCCTGATGCTGGGCTGGACGCTGCTGGGCTTCGCCTGCCAGCTCGCGCTGCGGCGGCTGGCGCGCCTCCGCTGA
- a CDS encoding ABC transporter substrate-binding protein yields the protein MHFSRRSFTRAAAGAAALAALPSVRAQSERIVLAQSAPFTGPAAQLGIQFHAGARLYLDQVNAQGGINRRTVEIAKADDGYEPDRCAENTRKLLADDPVALFGYVGTPTSLAALPLATAARVPFYAPFTGAMGLRQPFNRYAFHLRASYNDETGLIVRQLTGLGLKKIAVFHQNDAYGKAGLEGVQLALAAQSMQPVALATVERNSVDVAGAVRTLLAATPDAIVQIGAYKACAAFIKAAKAAGYGGTFYNVSFVGTQALADELGRDGAGVVVSQVMPSPYNPARAIAREFVEAVKKAGGKDDGANFSSMEGYLAARVLVEALRRGPARPTRESLVTSLEGLGSQSLGGFNIALSPTDHVASRFVELSMLTGDGRVRT from the coding sequence ATGCATTTCTCCCGTCGAAGCTTCACCCGCGCCGCCGCCGGCGCCGCGGCGTTAGCCGCCCTCCCCTCCGTCCGCGCGCAATCCGAGCGCATCGTGCTGGCGCAATCGGCGCCCTTCACCGGCCCGGCCGCGCAGCTGGGCATCCAGTTCCACGCCGGCGCCCGGCTCTACCTCGACCAGGTCAACGCCCAGGGCGGCATCAACCGCCGCACGGTGGAGATCGCCAAGGCCGACGACGGCTACGAACCGGACCGCTGCGCGGAGAACACCCGCAAGCTGCTGGCCGACGACCCGGTCGCGCTGTTCGGCTACGTCGGCACCCCCACCAGCCTGGCCGCCCTGCCGTTGGCCACCGCCGCCAGGGTCCCGTTCTACGCCCCGTTCACCGGCGCCATGGGGCTGCGCCAGCCGTTCAACCGCTACGCCTTCCACCTGCGCGCCTCGTACAACGACGAGACCGGCCTGATCGTCCGGCAGCTCACCGGCCTGGGCCTGAAGAAGATCGCGGTGTTCCACCAGAACGACGCCTACGGCAAGGCCGGTCTCGAAGGCGTGCAGCTGGCGCTGGCGGCGCAGTCGATGCAGCCGGTGGCGCTGGCGACCGTGGAGCGCAACTCGGTGGACGTGGCCGGAGCCGTGCGCACGCTCCTCGCCGCCACGCCGGACGCGATCGTGCAGATCGGCGCCTACAAGGCCTGCGCCGCCTTCATCAAGGCCGCCAAGGCCGCGGGCTACGGCGGCACCTTCTACAACGTGTCCTTCGTCGGGACCCAGGCCCTGGCCGACGAGCTGGGCAGGGACGGCGCCGGCGTGGTGGTGTCGCAGGTCATGCCCTCGCCCTACAACCCGGCACGGGCGATCGCGCGCGAGTTCGTCGAGGCCGTGAAGAAGGCGGGCGGCAAGGACGACGGCGCCAACTTCTCCAGCATGGAGGGCTACCTCGCGGCACGGGTGCTGGTGGAGGCGCTGCGCCGCGGGCCGGCCAGGCCGACGCGCGAGAGCCTGGTCACCTCGCTGGAAGGGCTGGGCAGCCAGTCGCTCGGCGGCTTCAACATCGCGCTGTCGCCGACCGACCACGTGGCGTCCCGCTTCGTCGAGCTGTCGATGCTCACCGGCGACGGCCGCGTGCGCACCTGA
- a CDS encoding Bug family tripartite tricarboxylate transporter substrate binding protein encodes MRHPSPRHRVSRRALCSLALACLPLAALHAQEPFPSKPIRLVVTYPAGGSSDLMARIMGQKLSEHWKQPVVIESKPGAAGSIGMEFAARQAPDGYNFVIGNLGPAAVNPLITKVPYNMDKDFIPVALTATGPNILVVPANSPYKTLGELLAAAKAKPGGISFGTSGAGSMAHLGGELIMRQANVRITPVPYKGGGQAVNDLLAGHLDMMVADALPVSQFIKTNRLRPLAISSAQRSALFPDIPTFAEGGLNGLVAENWWGVYLPAGTPKAVVDAYHAALVKVMADPDLKEKFAGLGVEAMASTQAEFRAFLASEHARYSKLISDNNIKGDQ; translated from the coding sequence ATGAGACACCCCTCGCCACGCCACCGGGTCAGCCGGCGTGCCTTGTGTTCCCTGGCCCTGGCCTGCCTGCCGCTGGCGGCGCTCCACGCGCAGGAGCCCTTCCCGAGCAAGCCCATCCGCCTGGTCGTCACCTACCCGGCCGGCGGCAGCTCCGACCTCATGGCCCGCATCATGGGCCAGAAGCTGAGCGAGCACTGGAAGCAACCGGTCGTCATCGAGAGCAAGCCGGGCGCGGCAGGCTCCATCGGCATGGAGTTCGCGGCCCGGCAGGCGCCCGACGGCTACAACTTCGTGATCGGCAACCTCGGCCCGGCGGCGGTCAACCCGCTGATCACCAAGGTGCCGTACAACATGGACAAGGACTTCATCCCGGTGGCCCTCACCGCCACCGGCCCCAACATCCTGGTGGTGCCCGCCAATTCGCCGTACAAGACTTTGGGCGAGCTGCTGGCGGCAGCCAAGGCCAAGCCGGGCGGCATCAGCTTCGGCACCAGCGGCGCCGGCAGCATGGCCCACCTGGGCGGCGAGCTGATCATGCGGCAGGCCAACGTGAGGATCACGCCGGTGCCGTACAAGGGCGGCGGCCAGGCCGTCAACGACCTGCTGGCCGGCCACCTCGACATGATGGTGGCCGATGCACTGCCGGTCTCGCAGTTCATCAAGACCAACCGGCTGCGTCCGCTGGCCATCAGCAGCGCCCAGCGCTCGGCGCTGTTCCCCGACATCCCGACCTTCGCCGAAGGCGGCCTCAACGGCCTGGTGGCCGAGAACTGGTGGGGCGTGTACCTGCCGGCCGGCACGCCCAAGGCGGTGGTCGACGCCTACCACGCGGCCCTGGTCAAGGTGATGGCCGACCCCGACCTGAAGGAGAAGTTCGCCGGCCTGGGCGTGGAGGCCATGGCGTCCACCCAGGCCGAGTTCCGCGCCTTCCTGGCCTCGGAACACGCGCGCTACAGCAAGCTGATCTCCGACAACAACATCAAGGGCGACCAGTAG
- a CDS encoding LVIVD repeat-containing protein has translation MLKTTTASRADQSLSLNMKLLAQHDLAGFGGLGEGMSMQIAPDGRRILWLAHEAAPKNFTGVDVSDPRNPKMVVQTELPHMKVRSNSLDVVGNLLAVAYQTQTVGLQPAGVDLFDISVPENPRLISHFDCSGPHSRGVHALWFVDGKTIHMSSGAPDFQPRNPLDDQFYRVLDVSNPSKPTEVGRWWYPGTREGDAAPPPARLPKKFDLGFRTHNTNVYPERPDRAFIGYIDGGLIVLDISDLSNMKPVSMWNHSPPFNGFTHTVLPLFERNLWIVSDECVMDDGADWPKLVWVLDARSEANPVPIGTFPMPPVEVFGRRGGRYGAHNLHENLPGPASFRSDTIIVGSFFNGGVRVYDTRDPYRVEEIAYFVPGAPQLSPAGAVQLNDVFVDERQVVYTVDRFTGGLYTLEMTI, from the coding sequence ATGCTCAAGACCACCACCGCCTCGCGCGCCGACCAGTCGCTGTCGCTCAACATGAAGCTGCTGGCCCAGCACGATCTGGCCGGCTTCGGCGGCCTGGGCGAGGGCATGTCGATGCAGATCGCGCCCGACGGCCGCCGCATCCTGTGGCTGGCGCACGAGGCGGCGCCCAAGAACTTCACCGGCGTCGACGTCAGCGACCCGCGCAACCCGAAGATGGTGGTGCAGACCGAGCTGCCGCACATGAAGGTGCGCTCCAACTCGCTCGACGTGGTGGGCAACCTCCTGGCCGTGGCCTACCAGACCCAGACCGTGGGCCTGCAGCCGGCCGGCGTCGACCTGTTCGACATCAGCGTGCCCGAGAACCCGCGCCTCATCTCGCACTTCGACTGCTCGGGCCCGCACTCGCGCGGCGTGCACGCGCTGTGGTTCGTCGACGGCAAGACCATCCACATGTCGTCGGGCGCGCCCGACTTCCAGCCGCGCAATCCGCTCGACGACCAGTTCTACCGCGTGCTCGACGTTTCCAACCCGTCGAAGCCGACCGAAGTGGGGCGCTGGTGGTACCCCGGCACGCGCGAGGGCGACGCTGCGCCGCCGCCGGCGCGGCTGCCCAAGAAGTTCGACCTGGGCTTCCGCACCCACAACACCAACGTCTACCCCGAGCGGCCCGACCGCGCCTTCATCGGCTACATCGACGGTGGCCTCATCGTGCTGGACATCTCCGACCTGTCGAACATGAAGCCGGTGTCGATGTGGAACCACTCGCCGCCGTTCAACGGCTTCACCCACACGGTGCTGCCGCTGTTCGAACGCAACCTGTGGATCGTCAGCGACGAGTGCGTCATGGACGACGGCGCCGACTGGCCCAAGCTGGTCTGGGTGCTCGACGCCCGCAGCGAGGCCAACCCGGTTCCCATCGGCACCTTCCCGATGCCGCCGGTGGAAGTGTTCGGGCGCCGCGGCGGCCGCTACGGCGCGCACAACCTGCACGAGAACCTGCCCGGGCCGGCGTCGTTCCGCTCCGACACCATCATCGTCGGCTCGTTCTTCAACGGCGGCGTGCGCGTGTACGACACCAGGGATCCGTACCGCGTCGAGGAGATCGCCTATTTCGTGCCCGGCGCGCCCCAGCTGTCGCCGGCCGGCGCGGTGCAGCTCAACGACGTGTTCGTCGACGAACGCCAGGTGGTGTACACGGTCGACCGCTTCACCGGCGGCCTGTACACGCTGGAGATGACGATCTGA
- a CDS encoding NAD(P)-dependent oxidoreductase, translated as MASKTASRKTPGNPKAATAAPPRVGVIGLGIMGSAMAANLVKAGFEVYGCDPVAAARKGLQRAGGIPCDNATEVARQCRHLVLSLPSVAALEQVARELIAAKAKGLVAAETSTLPETAKVQVRDTLAAAGITLLDCPLSGTGAQARTRDLAVYASGDAKAIASMAAVFNGFARVRYDVGGFGNGIRMKLVANLLVAIHNQSAAEAILLGERSGLDPAQVVQVVADGAGGSRMLQVRGPMMVERSWGQATMKVEVWQKDMRLIHEALLATDTAAPLFAACVPIYNAAMALGHAQDDTAAVYSVLEHMMGAGPGKAGARRAPKRRKA; from the coding sequence ATGGCATCGAAGACGGCAAGCAGGAAGACTCCCGGCAACCCCAAGGCGGCAACCGCGGCCCCGCCCAGGGTGGGCGTCATCGGGCTGGGCATCATGGGCTCGGCCATGGCCGCCAACCTGGTCAAGGCCGGCTTCGAGGTCTACGGCTGCGATCCGGTGGCCGCTGCCCGCAAGGGGCTCCAGCGCGCCGGTGGCATCCCGTGCGACAACGCCACCGAGGTGGCACGCCAGTGCCGCCACCTGGTGCTGTCGCTGCCCAGCGTGGCGGCCCTGGAGCAGGTCGCCCGCGAGCTCATCGCGGCGAAGGCCAAGGGACTCGTCGCGGCCGAGACCAGCACCCTGCCCGAGACGGCCAAGGTGCAGGTGCGCGACACGCTGGCCGCCGCCGGCATCACGTTGCTCGACTGCCCCCTGTCGGGCACCGGGGCCCAGGCCCGCACGCGCGACCTGGCCGTCTACGCCAGCGGCGACGCCAAGGCCATCGCCTCCATGGCGGCGGTGTTCAACGGCTTCGCCCGCGTGCGCTACGACGTCGGTGGCTTCGGCAACGGCATCCGCATGAAGCTGGTGGCCAACCTGCTGGTGGCCATCCACAACCAGTCGGCGGCCGAGGCCATCCTGCTGGGCGAGCGGTCGGGCCTCGATCCGGCCCAGGTGGTGCAGGTGGTGGCCGACGGCGCCGGCGGCTCGCGCATGCTGCAGGTGCGCGGGCCGATGATGGTCGAGCGCAGCTGGGGCCAGGCCACCATGAAGGTCGAGGTCTGGCAGAAGGACATGCGCCTGATCCACGAGGCACTGCTGGCCACCGACACGGCCGCGCCGCTGTTCGCCGCCTGCGTGCCGATCTACAACGCCGCCATGGCGCTGGGCCATGCGCAGGACGACACGGCCGCCGTCTACTCGGTGCTGGAACACATGATGGGGGCCGGCCCCGGCAAGGCGGGCGCCCGGCGCGCGCCGAAACGCCGCAAGGCCTGA